One Cucumis sativus cultivar 9930 chromosome 1, Cucumber_9930_V3, whole genome shotgun sequence DNA segment encodes these proteins:
- the LOC101213010 gene encoding twinkle homolog protein, chloroplastic/mitochondrial isoform X4, which translates to MRFLHHNHRLYNPFSKLSSFSSPFRLMGSFPLCKSTSLVFLSHLSSSFSQKYFLYRSISLLHGSFPVRPLSLVKPFAMKPNGVSSFTSHANVPRPPALLGNPPDKASISTRLNILRKKLQDLDIDIEACVPGQFSSLLCPMCKGGDTKERSFSLNISEDGEAAVWNCFRGKCGWKGHTLAFTDGRSSYKDLGQVALKQNIRKITVESLQLEPLCDELVDYFAERLISKQTLLRNSVMQKRSNNQIAVAFTYYRGGALISCKYRDAKKRFWQEAKTEKIFYGLDDIDGASDIIIVEGEIDKLSMAEAGIHNCVSVPDGAPPSVSKKNVPPAHQARKFQYLWNCRDYLNKALRIILATDGDTPGQALAEEIARRVGKERCWRVKWPKKDEVDHFKDANEVLMYLGPEALKEVVDNAELYPISGLFRFKDYFHEIDAYYHKKFGNEFGVPTGWRCLNDLYNVVPGELTIVTGVPNSGKSEWIDALLCNLNASVGWKFALCSIENKVGEHARKLLEKHIKKPFFGGRYGGSVERMSVEELEQGKQWLNDTFFILRCENKSLRSISWVLDLAKAAVLRHGVSGLVIDPYDELDHQRLPNQNCWWKLFSYFNLKCAFGSSFRANVYQLTRSLKFSL; encoded by the exons ATGCGTTTTCTTCATCACAATCACCGTCTCTATAACCCCTTTTCAAAACTCTCTTCATTTTCCTCACCATTTCGTCTAATGGGTTCCTTTCCTTTATGCAAATCAACCTCTCTGGTTTTCCTGTCAcacctttcttcttctttttcgcAGAAGTATTTCCTGTACAGAAGCATTTCTCTTCTCCATGGTTCATTTCCTGTACGACCCTTGTCCCTTGTGAAACCCTTTGCCATGAAACCAAATGGggtttcttcttttacttctCATGCCAATGTTCCCAGACCTCCAG CCCTTTTGGGGAATCCACCAGACAAGGCTTCAATCTCCACTCGATTGAAtattctaagaaaaaaattgcaggATCTTGACATTGATATCGAAGCTTGTGTTCCTGGGCAGTTTTCCAGTTTGCTTTGTCCAATg TGTAAAGGTGGTGATACAAAGGAACGATCCTTCTCCCTAAATATCTCAGAAGATGG GGAGGCTGCTGTTTGGAATTGTTTTCGTGGAAAATGTGGTTGGAAAGGCCATACTCTG GCCTTTACTGATGGTCGGTCATCATATAAAGATTTAGGACAAGTTGCACTTAAGCAGAACATACGGAAAATTACAGTGGAGAGTCTACAACTTGAACCACTGTGCGATGAG CTGGTTGATTATTTCGCGGAGCGATTGATATCCAAGCAAACATTGTTAAGAAATTCAGTTATGCAGAAAAGATCCAATAATCAG ATTGCTGTTGCATTTACATATTATCGAGGTGGAGCATTAATTAGTTGCAAGTATCGTGATGCCAAGAAAAGGTTCTGGCAG GAGGCCAAAActgagaaaatattttatggattgGATGACATAGATGGTGCAAGTGATATCATCATA GTTGAAGGGGAGATAGACAAGCTCTCAATGGCAGAAGCTGGTATCCATAATTGCGTGAGTGTTCCTGATGGTGCACCACCATCAGTTTCCAAAAAAAACGTACCTCCTGCACATCAG GCCAGAAAGTTTCAGTATCTATGGAACTGCAGAGACTACTTGAACAAG GCCTTGCGTATTATACTTGCTACTGATGGGGATACGCCTGGTCAAGCTTTAGCAGAGGAGATTGCACGCCGTGTTGGGAAGGAAAg atGTTGGAGGGTCAAATGGCCAAAAAAGGATGAGGTCGATCATTTCAAAGATGCAAATGAG GTTTTGATGTACTTGGGCCCTGAGGCCCTGAAGGAAGTTGTTGACAACGCAGAGTTGTATCCTATAAGTGGATTATTTCGCTTCAAAGACTACTTCCACGAGATTGATGCATATTATCacaaaaaatttggaaatgagTTTGGTGTGCCGACTGGATGGAGGTGTCTCAATGATTTGTACAAT GTTGTCCCAGGGGAGCTTACCATTGTTACTGGTGTTCCGAATTCAGGCAAAAGTGAGTGGATTGATGCTCTGCTATGCAATCTTAATGCAAGTGTTGGTTGGAAATTTGCTCTCTGCTCTATAGAAAATAAG GTTGGAGAACATGCAAGAAAACTACTGGAGAAACACATCAAGAAGCCTTTCTTTGGTGGACG TTATGGTGGCTCTGTTGAACGAATGAGTGTTGAGGAGTTGGAGCAAGGCAAGCAATGGCTAAAcgatacattttttattttaag GTGTGAAAATAAGTCCCTCCGAAGTATTAGTTGGGTCTTGGATCTTGCAAAAGCAGCAGTTTTAAGGCATGGAGTTTCTGGACTGGTAATTGACCCTTATGATGAGCTTGACCATCAACGGCTTCCAAATCA AAATTGCTGGTGGAAGCTATTCTCTTATTTCAACCTTAAATGCGCTTTTGGATCATCCTTCAGAGCTAATGTATATCAG TTAACTAGaagtttgaagttttcttTGTGA
- the LOC101213010 gene encoding twinkle homolog protein, chloroplastic/mitochondrial isoform X5 encodes MRFLHHNHRLYNPFSKLSSFSSPFRLMGSFPLCKSTSLVFLSHLSSSFSQKYFLYRSISLLHGSFPVRPLSLVKPFAMKPNGVSSFTSHANVPRPPALLGNPPDKASISTRLNILRKKLQDLDIDIEACVPGQFSSLLCPMCKGGDTKERSFSLNISEDGEAAVWNCFRGKCGWKGHTLAFTDGRSSYKDLGQVALKQNIRKITVESLQLEPLCDELVDYFAERLISKQTLLRNSVMQKRSNNQIAVAFTYYRGGALISCKYRDAKKRFWQEAKTEKIFYGLDDIDGASDIIIVEGEIDKLSMAEAGIHNCVSVPDGAPPSVSKKNVPPAHQARKFQYLWNCRDYLNKALRIILATDGDTPGQALAEEIARRVGKERCWRVKWPKKDEVDHFKDANEVLMYLGPEALKEVVDNAELYPISGLFRFKDYFHEIDAYYHKKFGNEFGVPTGWRCLNDLYNVVPGELTIVTGVPNSGKSEWIDALLCNLNASVGWKFALCSIENKVGEHARKLLEKHIKKPFFGGRYGGSVERMSVEELEQGKQWLNDTFFILRCENKSLRSISWVLDLAKAAVLRHGVSGLVIDPYDELDHQRLPNH; translated from the exons ATGCGTTTTCTTCATCACAATCACCGTCTCTATAACCCCTTTTCAAAACTCTCTTCATTTTCCTCACCATTTCGTCTAATGGGTTCCTTTCCTTTATGCAAATCAACCTCTCTGGTTTTCCTGTCAcacctttcttcttctttttcgcAGAAGTATTTCCTGTACAGAAGCATTTCTCTTCTCCATGGTTCATTTCCTGTACGACCCTTGTCCCTTGTGAAACCCTTTGCCATGAAACCAAATGGggtttcttcttttacttctCATGCCAATGTTCCCAGACCTCCAG CCCTTTTGGGGAATCCACCAGACAAGGCTTCAATCTCCACTCGATTGAAtattctaagaaaaaaattgcaggATCTTGACATTGATATCGAAGCTTGTGTTCCTGGGCAGTTTTCCAGTTTGCTTTGTCCAATg TGTAAAGGTGGTGATACAAAGGAACGATCCTTCTCCCTAAATATCTCAGAAGATGG GGAGGCTGCTGTTTGGAATTGTTTTCGTGGAAAATGTGGTTGGAAAGGCCATACTCTG GCCTTTACTGATGGTCGGTCATCATATAAAGATTTAGGACAAGTTGCACTTAAGCAGAACATACGGAAAATTACAGTGGAGAGTCTACAACTTGAACCACTGTGCGATGAG CTGGTTGATTATTTCGCGGAGCGATTGATATCCAAGCAAACATTGTTAAGAAATTCAGTTATGCAGAAAAGATCCAATAATCAG ATTGCTGTTGCATTTACATATTATCGAGGTGGAGCATTAATTAGTTGCAAGTATCGTGATGCCAAGAAAAGGTTCTGGCAG GAGGCCAAAActgagaaaatattttatggattgGATGACATAGATGGTGCAAGTGATATCATCATA GTTGAAGGGGAGATAGACAAGCTCTCAATGGCAGAAGCTGGTATCCATAATTGCGTGAGTGTTCCTGATGGTGCACCACCATCAGTTTCCAAAAAAAACGTACCTCCTGCACATCAG GCCAGAAAGTTTCAGTATCTATGGAACTGCAGAGACTACTTGAACAAG GCCTTGCGTATTATACTTGCTACTGATGGGGATACGCCTGGTCAAGCTTTAGCAGAGGAGATTGCACGCCGTGTTGGGAAGGAAAg atGTTGGAGGGTCAAATGGCCAAAAAAGGATGAGGTCGATCATTTCAAAGATGCAAATGAG GTTTTGATGTACTTGGGCCCTGAGGCCCTGAAGGAAGTTGTTGACAACGCAGAGTTGTATCCTATAAGTGGATTATTTCGCTTCAAAGACTACTTCCACGAGATTGATGCATATTATCacaaaaaatttggaaatgagTTTGGTGTGCCGACTGGATGGAGGTGTCTCAATGATTTGTACAAT GTTGTCCCAGGGGAGCTTACCATTGTTACTGGTGTTCCGAATTCAGGCAAAAGTGAGTGGATTGATGCTCTGCTATGCAATCTTAATGCAAGTGTTGGTTGGAAATTTGCTCTCTGCTCTATAGAAAATAAG GTTGGAGAACATGCAAGAAAACTACTGGAGAAACACATCAAGAAGCCTTTCTTTGGTGGACG TTATGGTGGCTCTGTTGAACGAATGAGTGTTGAGGAGTTGGAGCAAGGCAAGCAATGGCTAAAcgatacattttttattttaag GTGTGAAAATAAGTCCCTCCGAAGTATTAGTTGGGTCTTGGATCTTGCAAAAGCAGCAGTTTTAAGGCATGGAGTTTCTGGACTGGTAATTGACCCTTATGATGAGCTTGACCATCAACGGCTTCCAAATCA TTAA
- the LOC101213010 gene encoding twinkle homolog protein, chloroplastic/mitochondrial isoform X1 has product MRFLHHNHRLYNPFSKLSSFSSPFRLMGSFPLCKSTSLVFLSHLSSSFSQKYFLYRSISLLHGSFPVRPLSLVKPFAMKPNGVSSFTSHANVPRPPALLGNPPDKASISTRLNILRKKLQDLDIDIEACVPGQFSSLLCPMCKGGDTKERSFSLNISEDGEAAVWNCFRGKCGWKGHTLAFTDGRSSYKDLGQVALKQNIRKITVESLQLEPLCDELVDYFAERLISKQTLLRNSVMQKRSNNQIAVAFTYYRGGALISCKYRDAKKRFWQEAKTEKIFYGLDDIDGASDIIIVEGEIDKLSMAEAGIHNCVSVPDGAPPSVSKKNVPPAHQARKFQYLWNCRDYLNKALRIILATDGDTPGQALAEEIARRVGKERCWRVKWPKKDEVDHFKDANEVLMYLGPEALKEVVDNAELYPISGLFRFKDYFHEIDAYYHKKFGNEFGVPTGWRCLNDLYNVVPGELTIVTGVPNSGKSEWIDALLCNLNASVGWKFALCSIENKVGEHARKLLEKHIKKPFFGGRYGGSVERMSVEELEQGKQWLNDTFFILRCENKSLRSISWVLDLAKAAVLRHGVSGLVIDPYDELDHQRLPNQSETEYVSQMLTEVKQFAQHNACHVWFVAHPMQLQNWSGCPPNMHDISGNAHFINKCDNGIVIHRNRDPESGPIDLVQVCVRKVRNKVAGTIGEAYLAYNRVTGEFFDAAGDMKLKKPSS; this is encoded by the exons ATGCGTTTTCTTCATCACAATCACCGTCTCTATAACCCCTTTTCAAAACTCTCTTCATTTTCCTCACCATTTCGTCTAATGGGTTCCTTTCCTTTATGCAAATCAACCTCTCTGGTTTTCCTGTCAcacctttcttcttctttttcgcAGAAGTATTTCCTGTACAGAAGCATTTCTCTTCTCCATGGTTCATTTCCTGTACGACCCTTGTCCCTTGTGAAACCCTTTGCCATGAAACCAAATGGggtttcttcttttacttctCATGCCAATGTTCCCAGACCTCCAG CCCTTTTGGGGAATCCACCAGACAAGGCTTCAATCTCCACTCGATTGAAtattctaagaaaaaaattgcaggATCTTGACATTGATATCGAAGCTTGTGTTCCTGGGCAGTTTTCCAGTTTGCTTTGTCCAATg TGTAAAGGTGGTGATACAAAGGAACGATCCTTCTCCCTAAATATCTCAGAAGATGG GGAGGCTGCTGTTTGGAATTGTTTTCGTGGAAAATGTGGTTGGAAAGGCCATACTCTG GCCTTTACTGATGGTCGGTCATCATATAAAGATTTAGGACAAGTTGCACTTAAGCAGAACATACGGAAAATTACAGTGGAGAGTCTACAACTTGAACCACTGTGCGATGAG CTGGTTGATTATTTCGCGGAGCGATTGATATCCAAGCAAACATTGTTAAGAAATTCAGTTATGCAGAAAAGATCCAATAATCAG ATTGCTGTTGCATTTACATATTATCGAGGTGGAGCATTAATTAGTTGCAAGTATCGTGATGCCAAGAAAAGGTTCTGGCAG GAGGCCAAAActgagaaaatattttatggattgGATGACATAGATGGTGCAAGTGATATCATCATA GTTGAAGGGGAGATAGACAAGCTCTCAATGGCAGAAGCTGGTATCCATAATTGCGTGAGTGTTCCTGATGGTGCACCACCATCAGTTTCCAAAAAAAACGTACCTCCTGCACATCAG GCCAGAAAGTTTCAGTATCTATGGAACTGCAGAGACTACTTGAACAAG GCCTTGCGTATTATACTTGCTACTGATGGGGATACGCCTGGTCAAGCTTTAGCAGAGGAGATTGCACGCCGTGTTGGGAAGGAAAg atGTTGGAGGGTCAAATGGCCAAAAAAGGATGAGGTCGATCATTTCAAAGATGCAAATGAG GTTTTGATGTACTTGGGCCCTGAGGCCCTGAAGGAAGTTGTTGACAACGCAGAGTTGTATCCTATAAGTGGATTATTTCGCTTCAAAGACTACTTCCACGAGATTGATGCATATTATCacaaaaaatttggaaatgagTTTGGTGTGCCGACTGGATGGAGGTGTCTCAATGATTTGTACAAT GTTGTCCCAGGGGAGCTTACCATTGTTACTGGTGTTCCGAATTCAGGCAAAAGTGAGTGGATTGATGCTCTGCTATGCAATCTTAATGCAAGTGTTGGTTGGAAATTTGCTCTCTGCTCTATAGAAAATAAG GTTGGAGAACATGCAAGAAAACTACTGGAGAAACACATCAAGAAGCCTTTCTTTGGTGGACG TTATGGTGGCTCTGTTGAACGAATGAGTGTTGAGGAGTTGGAGCAAGGCAAGCAATGGCTAAAcgatacattttttattttaag GTGTGAAAATAAGTCCCTCCGAAGTATTAGTTGGGTCTTGGATCTTGCAAAAGCAGCAGTTTTAAGGCATGGAGTTTCTGGACTGGTAATTGACCCTTATGATGAGCTTGACCATCAACGGCTTCCAAATCA AAGCGAAACAGAGTATGTGAGCCAGATGCTTACAGAGGTCAAACAGTTTGCTCAACATAATGCTTGCCATGTTTGGTTCGTTGCACATCCTATGCAG TTGCAGAATTGGTCTGGATGTCCACCTAATATGCATGATATAAGTGGAAATGCACACTTCATAAATAAATGTGATAATGGAATTGTCATTCATCGTAATAGGGATCCTGAAAGTGGTCCTATTGATCTCGTACAG GTATGTGTACGAAAAGTGAGAAATAAGGTTGCAGGAACAATTGGGGAAGCTTATTTGGCATATAATAG GGTAACCGGAGAATTCTTCGATGCTGCTGGGGATATGAAACTTAAGAAACCATCATCTTGA
- the LOC101213010 gene encoding twinkle homolog protein, chloroplastic/mitochondrial isoform X3, protein MRFLHHNHRLYNPFSKLSSFSSPFRLMGSFPLCKSTSLVFLSHLSSSFSQKYFLYRSISLLHGSFPVRPLSLVKPFAMKPNGVSSFTSHANVPRPPALLGNPPDKASISTRLNILRKKLQDLDIDIEACVPGQFSSLLCPMCKGGDTKERSFSLNISEDGEAAVWNCFRGKCGWKGHTLAFTDGRSSYKDLGQVALKQNIRKITVESLQLEPLCDELVDYFAERLISKQTLLRNSVMQKRSNNQIAVAFTYYRGGALISCKYRDAKKRFWQEAKTEKIFYGLDDIDGASDIIIVEGEIDKLSMAEAGIHNCVSVPDGAPPSVSKKNVPPAHQARKFQYLWNCRDYLNKALRIILATDGDTPGQALAEEIARRVGKERCWRVKWPKKDEVDHFKDANEVLMYLGPEALKEVVDNAELYPISGLFRFKDYFHEIDAYYHKKFGNEFGVPTGWRCLNDLYNVVPGELTIVTGVPNSGKSEWIDALLCNLNASVGWKFALCSIENKVGEHARKLLEKHIKKPFFGGRYGGSVERMSVEELEQGKQWLNDTFFILRCENKSLRSISWVLDLAKAAVLRHGVSGLVIDPYDELDHQRLPNQNCWWKLFSYFNLKCAFGSSFRANVYQKRNRVCEPDAYRGQTVCST, encoded by the exons ATGCGTTTTCTTCATCACAATCACCGTCTCTATAACCCCTTTTCAAAACTCTCTTCATTTTCCTCACCATTTCGTCTAATGGGTTCCTTTCCTTTATGCAAATCAACCTCTCTGGTTTTCCTGTCAcacctttcttcttctttttcgcAGAAGTATTTCCTGTACAGAAGCATTTCTCTTCTCCATGGTTCATTTCCTGTACGACCCTTGTCCCTTGTGAAACCCTTTGCCATGAAACCAAATGGggtttcttcttttacttctCATGCCAATGTTCCCAGACCTCCAG CCCTTTTGGGGAATCCACCAGACAAGGCTTCAATCTCCACTCGATTGAAtattctaagaaaaaaattgcaggATCTTGACATTGATATCGAAGCTTGTGTTCCTGGGCAGTTTTCCAGTTTGCTTTGTCCAATg TGTAAAGGTGGTGATACAAAGGAACGATCCTTCTCCCTAAATATCTCAGAAGATGG GGAGGCTGCTGTTTGGAATTGTTTTCGTGGAAAATGTGGTTGGAAAGGCCATACTCTG GCCTTTACTGATGGTCGGTCATCATATAAAGATTTAGGACAAGTTGCACTTAAGCAGAACATACGGAAAATTACAGTGGAGAGTCTACAACTTGAACCACTGTGCGATGAG CTGGTTGATTATTTCGCGGAGCGATTGATATCCAAGCAAACATTGTTAAGAAATTCAGTTATGCAGAAAAGATCCAATAATCAG ATTGCTGTTGCATTTACATATTATCGAGGTGGAGCATTAATTAGTTGCAAGTATCGTGATGCCAAGAAAAGGTTCTGGCAG GAGGCCAAAActgagaaaatattttatggattgGATGACATAGATGGTGCAAGTGATATCATCATA GTTGAAGGGGAGATAGACAAGCTCTCAATGGCAGAAGCTGGTATCCATAATTGCGTGAGTGTTCCTGATGGTGCACCACCATCAGTTTCCAAAAAAAACGTACCTCCTGCACATCAG GCCAGAAAGTTTCAGTATCTATGGAACTGCAGAGACTACTTGAACAAG GCCTTGCGTATTATACTTGCTACTGATGGGGATACGCCTGGTCAAGCTTTAGCAGAGGAGATTGCACGCCGTGTTGGGAAGGAAAg atGTTGGAGGGTCAAATGGCCAAAAAAGGATGAGGTCGATCATTTCAAAGATGCAAATGAG GTTTTGATGTACTTGGGCCCTGAGGCCCTGAAGGAAGTTGTTGACAACGCAGAGTTGTATCCTATAAGTGGATTATTTCGCTTCAAAGACTACTTCCACGAGATTGATGCATATTATCacaaaaaatttggaaatgagTTTGGTGTGCCGACTGGATGGAGGTGTCTCAATGATTTGTACAAT GTTGTCCCAGGGGAGCTTACCATTGTTACTGGTGTTCCGAATTCAGGCAAAAGTGAGTGGATTGATGCTCTGCTATGCAATCTTAATGCAAGTGTTGGTTGGAAATTTGCTCTCTGCTCTATAGAAAATAAG GTTGGAGAACATGCAAGAAAACTACTGGAGAAACACATCAAGAAGCCTTTCTTTGGTGGACG TTATGGTGGCTCTGTTGAACGAATGAGTGTTGAGGAGTTGGAGCAAGGCAAGCAATGGCTAAAcgatacattttttattttaag GTGTGAAAATAAGTCCCTCCGAAGTATTAGTTGGGTCTTGGATCTTGCAAAAGCAGCAGTTTTAAGGCATGGAGTTTCTGGACTGGTAATTGACCCTTATGATGAGCTTGACCATCAACGGCTTCCAAATCA AAATTGCTGGTGGAAGCTATTCTCTTATTTCAACCTTAAATGCGCTTTTGGATCATCCTTCAGAGCTAATGTATATCAG AAGCGAAACAGAGTATGTGAGCCAGATGCTTACAGAGGTCAAACAGTTTGCTCAACATAA
- the LOC101213010 gene encoding twinkle homolog protein, chloroplastic/mitochondrial isoform X2, giving the protein MRFLHHNHRLYNPFSKLSSFSSPFRLMGSFPLCKSTSLVFLSHLSSSFSQKYFLYRSISLLHGSFPVRPLSLVKPFAMKPNGVSSFTSHANVPRPPALLGNPPDKASISTRLNILRKKLQDLDIDIEACVPGQFSSLLCPMCKGGDTKERSFSLNISEDGEAAVWNCFRGKCGWKGHTLAFTDGRSSYKDLGQVALKQNIRKITVESLQLEPLCDELVDYFAERLISKQTLLRNSVMQKRSNNQIAVAFTYYRGGALISCKYRDAKKRFWQEAKTEKIFYGLDDIDGASDIIIVEGEIDKLSMAEAGIHNCVSVPDGAPPSVSKKNVPPAHQARKFQYLWNCRDYLNKALRIILATDGDTPGQALAEEIARRVGKERCWRVKWPKKDEVDHFKDANEVLMYLGPEALKEVVDNAELYPISGLFRFKDYFHEIDAYYHKKFGNEFGVPTGWRCLNDLYNVVPGELTIVTGVPNSGKSEWIDALLCNLNASVGWKFALCSIENKVGEHARKLLEKHIKKPFFGGRYGGSVERMSVEELEQGKQWLNDTFFILRCENKSLRSISWVLDLAKAAVLRHGVSGLVIDPYDELDHQRLPNQSETEYVSQMLTEVKQFAQHNACHVWFVAHPMQVQPEQYGLTSKKDFRRRTCQGFFS; this is encoded by the exons ATGCGTTTTCTTCATCACAATCACCGTCTCTATAACCCCTTTTCAAAACTCTCTTCATTTTCCTCACCATTTCGTCTAATGGGTTCCTTTCCTTTATGCAAATCAACCTCTCTGGTTTTCCTGTCAcacctttcttcttctttttcgcAGAAGTATTTCCTGTACAGAAGCATTTCTCTTCTCCATGGTTCATTTCCTGTACGACCCTTGTCCCTTGTGAAACCCTTTGCCATGAAACCAAATGGggtttcttcttttacttctCATGCCAATGTTCCCAGACCTCCAG CCCTTTTGGGGAATCCACCAGACAAGGCTTCAATCTCCACTCGATTGAAtattctaagaaaaaaattgcaggATCTTGACATTGATATCGAAGCTTGTGTTCCTGGGCAGTTTTCCAGTTTGCTTTGTCCAATg TGTAAAGGTGGTGATACAAAGGAACGATCCTTCTCCCTAAATATCTCAGAAGATGG GGAGGCTGCTGTTTGGAATTGTTTTCGTGGAAAATGTGGTTGGAAAGGCCATACTCTG GCCTTTACTGATGGTCGGTCATCATATAAAGATTTAGGACAAGTTGCACTTAAGCAGAACATACGGAAAATTACAGTGGAGAGTCTACAACTTGAACCACTGTGCGATGAG CTGGTTGATTATTTCGCGGAGCGATTGATATCCAAGCAAACATTGTTAAGAAATTCAGTTATGCAGAAAAGATCCAATAATCAG ATTGCTGTTGCATTTACATATTATCGAGGTGGAGCATTAATTAGTTGCAAGTATCGTGATGCCAAGAAAAGGTTCTGGCAG GAGGCCAAAActgagaaaatattttatggattgGATGACATAGATGGTGCAAGTGATATCATCATA GTTGAAGGGGAGATAGACAAGCTCTCAATGGCAGAAGCTGGTATCCATAATTGCGTGAGTGTTCCTGATGGTGCACCACCATCAGTTTCCAAAAAAAACGTACCTCCTGCACATCAG GCCAGAAAGTTTCAGTATCTATGGAACTGCAGAGACTACTTGAACAAG GCCTTGCGTATTATACTTGCTACTGATGGGGATACGCCTGGTCAAGCTTTAGCAGAGGAGATTGCACGCCGTGTTGGGAAGGAAAg atGTTGGAGGGTCAAATGGCCAAAAAAGGATGAGGTCGATCATTTCAAAGATGCAAATGAG GTTTTGATGTACTTGGGCCCTGAGGCCCTGAAGGAAGTTGTTGACAACGCAGAGTTGTATCCTATAAGTGGATTATTTCGCTTCAAAGACTACTTCCACGAGATTGATGCATATTATCacaaaaaatttggaaatgagTTTGGTGTGCCGACTGGATGGAGGTGTCTCAATGATTTGTACAAT GTTGTCCCAGGGGAGCTTACCATTGTTACTGGTGTTCCGAATTCAGGCAAAAGTGAGTGGATTGATGCTCTGCTATGCAATCTTAATGCAAGTGTTGGTTGGAAATTTGCTCTCTGCTCTATAGAAAATAAG GTTGGAGAACATGCAAGAAAACTACTGGAGAAACACATCAAGAAGCCTTTCTTTGGTGGACG TTATGGTGGCTCTGTTGAACGAATGAGTGTTGAGGAGTTGGAGCAAGGCAAGCAATGGCTAAAcgatacattttttattttaag GTGTGAAAATAAGTCCCTCCGAAGTATTAGTTGGGTCTTGGATCTTGCAAAAGCAGCAGTTTTAAGGCATGGAGTTTCTGGACTGGTAATTGACCCTTATGATGAGCTTGACCATCAACGGCTTCCAAATCA AAGCGAAACAGAGTATGTGAGCCAGATGCTTACAGAGGTCAAACAGTTTGCTCAACATAATGCTTGCCATGTTTGGTTCGTTGCACATCCTATGCAG GTTCAACCAGAGCAATATGGATTGACCTCAAAGAAAGATTTCAGAAGAAGAACGTGCCAAGGATTTTTCAGTTGA